One Ostrea edulis chromosome 2, xbOstEdul1.1, whole genome shotgun sequence genomic region harbors:
- the LOC125682228 gene encoding uncharacterized protein LOC125682228: protein MAIIIRQHHRYILAATAATFLFLFWIHVYLSEPEEINEQKPDDFSVTVNLDAYPVIKLDDFLIPPHPSRKHGNPNRKFSQAGQDAEAYRIFRKTGGFFVDIGANDGLYLSNTLWLERQHGWSGLLIEANPGLCKHIDDLKRHAWRLCACLSNKIRRATFVRADGVGGVENNLDSDHVKQFQFHKNFTRKEDVPCFSMEEVLDKLNVHHIDFYSLDVEGAEMQILESMRKELSSRKMTVDIWAIEYRVWDGKQIVVHKSMENLKALRKFFREVGGYVEHSHLSNDENNAIGYALDVIFVNMSTWCSRYPILPSGEQC from the coding sequence ATGGCGATAATAATTAGGCAGCACCATCGATACATCCTTGCGGCAACAGCAgctacatttttatttttattttggattCACGTGTACCTAAGTGAACCAGAGGAAATTAATGAACAGAAACCGGACGACTTTAGCGTGACTGTTAATTTGGATGCATACCCTGTAATCAAATTAGACGATTTTCTTATTCCGCCCCATCCTTCCAGAAAGCATGGAAACCCAAATCGAAAGTTCTCTCAAGCTGGACAGGACGCGGAAGCATATCGTATTTTCCGTAAAACTGGTGGATTTTTTGTAGATATTGGTGCCAACGATGGCTTGTATTTGTCAAACACATTGTGGCTAGAGCGACAACATGGATGGTCCGGGTTATTGATAGAAGCCAATCCGGGTCTCTGTAAGCATATTGATGATCTGAAGCGCCACGCTTGGCGTTTGTGTGCATGTTTGTCTAACAAAATCAGGCGTGCTACGTTCGTGAGGGCGGATGGTGTAGGTGGAGTGGAGAATAATTTGGACAGTGATCatgtaaaacaatttcaatttCACAAGAATTTCACTAGAAAGGAAGACGTCCCGTGCTTTAGCATGGAAGAGGTTTTGGATAAATTGAATGTCCATCATATTGATTTTTACTCTCTAGACGTTGAAGGAGCGGAAATGCAAATTTTAGAATCCATGAGGAAAGAATTATCTTCACGTAAAATGACAGTAGACATATGGGCCATAGAGTATCGTGTATGGGACGGCAAACAAATTGTGGTGCATAAATCTATGGAAAATCTTAAAGCTTTAAGGAAATTTTTCAGAGAAGTTGGTGGCTATGTAGAACATTCACATCTATCTAATGACGAAAATAATGCCATTGGTTATGCTTTGGatgttatttttgtaaatatgaGCACGTGGTGCAGTCGTTACCCTATCCTTCCAAGCGGGGAACAATGCTGA